In Arachis stenosperma cultivar V10309 chromosome 1, arast.V10309.gnm1.PFL2, whole genome shotgun sequence, one DNA window encodes the following:
- the LOC130980311 gene encoding chlorophyll a-b binding protein CP26, chloroplastic-like, whose product MASIGVLEMLGNPIKLSGATRSAPSASSPATFETVALFGKKKAAPPPPSKKVAAAVTPANDELAKWYGPDRKIFLPEGLLDRSKIPPYLTGEVPGDYGYDPFGLSKKPEDFAKILAEVENLAANCNETELKLYYF is encoded by the exons ATGGCTTCAATTGGGGTGTTAGAGATGCTTGGAAACCCCATCAAGTTGAGTGGTGCAACAAGGTCAGCACCATCAGCTTCTAGCCCTGCCACCTTCGAGACTGTGGCTCTCTTTGGTAAGAAGAAGGCAGCACCACCTCCTCCTTCAAAGAAAGTTGCTGCTGCTGTCACTCCTGCCAATGATGAACTCGCCAAGTGGTATG GTCCTGACAGAAAGATCTTCTTGCCAGAGGGTCTCTTGGACCGATCCAAGATCCCACCATACTTGACTGGAGAAGTGCCCGGAGA CTATGGTTATGATCCTTTTGGTCTCAGCAAGAAGCCGGAGGACTTTGCCAA GATTCTGGCTGAAGTTGAAAACCTTGCTGCTAATTGTAATGAGACTGAGCTTAAGTTGTAttatttctga